From candidate division KSB1 bacterium:
AAGGGTTATGGATTCATTGAATCCGACGGCAAAGATCTCTTTGTTCATTTCTCAGAAATTCAAGGGGATGATGGCTTTAAGACTCTTGCAGAGGGCCAGACGGTCGAGTTCGAAGAAGGGGTGGGCCAGAAAGGTCCGCAGGCCACCAAGGTGGTACCCAAATAAGAACCTCCGGACATTATTCGGCAGAGCTTTGACTCTGCCGGAGTCCTCTCAGTACCATATTTAAGTAAAAGGGCTTGGCCATTTGGCCGGGCCCTTTTTCTTTAAAAGCTAGCTGGTTCCAAAATAGTCCCAAAGTTCTCAAGATTCTGGGGAAATGCCTGGGTTTTGCCCCTTTTAAGAAACTCAATTCAGGTGGCTCTTAGATGGTCGTTTGGAGGCATAAGGAGACCCTTAACTTTAAGACTGGTCCGCAAAAAATGCCGGTTCTAAAGCTTGCCATGATATCTCCAAACCAATACTATTAAATACCTAATTTAACCAGGAGGTTCCTAACATGTTCTATAAAAAGATAACCGTGTTATTGACAGCGCTTTTGCTGGGTATCAGCTTATCGGCCTGTGGTGAGAATTACAGTAAAGACAAAAAGGCGGATGAGAAGCCGGAGACCACTACGGAGACAGAGACGCCAACAGGGGAAACAACTCAACCCGAGAAAAGCACTACAGAATAAAAAAACCGGGGCCTCCCGAAGGAAACCCCGGCGTGGGTTAACTAATTCATGCCCTGGGTGGCGGGGTGTCAATAGGGCGTTGGAAATAGTGTAGAATAGAGTTAGTTTTCCATTCACCAAAGGTAAAAAAAATGGGGAAGGTAATAGAGCAGTGTGATTTGTGTGGAGATTCATTCCAATACGGAAC
This genomic window contains:
- a CDS encoding cold-shock protein, which encodes MAVGTVKWFNDSKGYGFIESDGKDLFVHFSEIQGDDGFKTLAEGQTVEFEEGVGQKGPQATKVVPK